CTGGGCGATCTCGCGGATGCCGAACGGCTCGAGGACGTTGAGCATCGCGGTGAGCTTCCCCGCGTCGCCGGTCGCCTCGATCGTCACGGCGTCGGTGGCAACGTCCACCACCTTAGCCCTGAAGAGATTGACTGTCTCCAGCACCTGTCCGCGCGTCTGGGGGTCGGTCTTGACCTTGATGAGCATCAGCTCTCGCTCGACCGCGCTCGACGACTCGAGCTCGACGATCTTCAGGACGTTGACGAGCTTGTTGAGCTGCTTGGTCACCTGTTCGAGCGGCAGCTCGTCCACGTTGACGACGATCGTCATGCGAGAGATCTCGGGGATCTCGGTCGGGCCCACCGCCAGCGAGTCGATGTTGAAGCCGCGTCGCATGAACAGGCTGGACACACGCGCCAGGACACCGGGCGTGTTCTCCACCAGGACAGAAAGGGTGTGCGATGTCATCAGAGGTCCTCGTCGTCCCACTCGGGCGCGAGATCTCGCGCGATCTGGATGTCGTCGTTGCTGGCGCCGCCGTGGACCATCGGCCACACCATGGCGTCACGCTCGACCACGAAGTCGATGACGACGGGGCGGTCGGTGATCGCCATGGCCTTCTCGATCGTCGCGTCGAGATCGGCCTCGCTGTCGCAGCGCAGGCCGACGCAGCCGTAGGCGTCGGCGAGCTTCACGAAGTCCGGGATGCGGCGGGCGCCGATCGACTCCGGACCCGTGTGGAGGTCCGTGTTGGAGTAGCGGCTGCCGTACAGCAGGGTCTGCCACTGGCGCACCATGCCGAGCGAGGAGTTGTTGATGACCGCGACCTTGATCGGGATGCCCTCGAGCGCACACGTCGCGAGCTCCTGGTTGGTCATCTGGAAGCAGCCGTCGCCGTCGATGGCCCACACGACCTCGCCGGGGAGCCCGACCTGGGCGCCCATCGCGGCGGGGACCGCGTAGCCCATGGTGCCGGCGCCGCCGGAGTTCAGCCACTGGCGCGGACGCTCGTAGTCCACGTAGTGCGCGGCCCACATCTGGTGCTGGCCGACACCGGCGACGTAGGTCGCCTCGGGGCCCGCGATCGCGCTGATCCGCTCGATCACGGTCTGGGGCGCCAGGCCCACCTCGGGCTTGTCGTACCCGACCGGGAACTTGGCCTTGATCGCGAGCACCTGCGCCTTCCAGGCGGAGTAGTCGCCGCGGACGCCGTCGTCGGCCGCCTGCTTCTGCAGCACCGTGATCAGGTCGGCGATGACCTCGCGGCAGTCGCCGACGATCGGGACGTCCGCGGTGCGGTTCTTGGAGATCTCGGCCGGGTCGATGTCGGCGTGGATCACCTTGGCGAGAGGGGCGAACGAGGCGAGGTGGCCGGTCACCCGGTCGTCGAAACGGGCACCGAGCGAGATGAGCAGATCGCTCTTCTGCAGCGCGGCGACGGCCGCGACGGTGCCGTGCATGCCGGGCATGCCGAGGTGCAGCTCGTGCGAGTCGGGGAACGCGCCCCGCGCCATCAGCGTGGTCACGACAGGCATCTGGGTCATCTCGGCCAGGACCTTGAGCTCGGCCGCGGCGTCCGCCTTGATGACGCCGCCGCCGACGTACAGGACCGGACGCTTCGCCGCCGCGATCAGCCGGGCGGCCTCGCGCACCTGCTTGCCGTGCGGCCGGGTCGTCGGACGGTAGCCCGGGAGCGCGAGCTCGCTCGGCCAGCGGAAGGTCGTCATCGCCTGGAGGGCGTCCTTGGAGATGTCGACCAGGACCGGGCCGGGGCGACCGGTGAGCGCGATGTGGAAGGCCTCCGCGATGGTGCGCGGGATGTCGGCGGCGTCGGTGACCAGGAAGCTGTGCTTGGTGATCGGCATCGTGATGCCGCGGATGTCGGCCTCCTGGAAGCCGTCGGTGCCGATGAGGTGGCTCGCGACCTGCCCCGTGATGGCCACGATCGGCACGGAGTCCATGAACGCGTCGGCGATCGCGGTGACCAGGTTGGTCGCACCGGGGCCGGACGTGGCCATGCAGACGCCGACCTTCCCGGTGACCATCGCGTAGCCCTGGGCGGCGTGACCGGCGCCCTGCTCGTGGCGGACGAGGACGTGGCGGATCTGCTGGGAGTCGAACAGCGGGTCGTACGCCGGGAGGATCGCGCCGCCCGGGATGCCGAAGATCGTGTCCACGTCGGCGTGCTCCAGGGCCCTGACGAGGCTCTGCGCCCCCGTCAGCTGCTCAGAGATCTGCTCGGTCATGAGTTCTGCTACCTAACTGTTCATCGCTCGTGTGCCGGGTCGCGACCGGCCTGTTCGCATAAAAAAATCCCCCGGCCCCAGACCGTTCGCTGGGGACATTCGAGGGAGACGCGGGGCGTGGGCCGTCGCGTCAGTCGTCTACTACAAGAATCCAGATCTGCACGTGCTCAGTCTCCTCTCGACGCCACAGATTATCAAGCCGTGAGACGTTTCGTACCAGCATGTGGACTCGGTCCATGAACTGACAACTACCCCATCTACTGGCAGGATGGGCCGGTCGGCCTGCCAGCACACCGCGGCAGGCCCTTACCTTGGGGAGAACATGAAGAAGTCACTCAGCACGGCCATGCTCGTTGCCGCGCTTGCCCTGACGTCCGCCTGTGGCGGAGGCGACGACCGGCCGAGCAAGGCTGAGGTCAAGAAGTCGATCACCAGCAAGGACAGCGTCTTCGGCACCTCGATCCCGGAGTCGGCCGCCGACTGCGTGTCGGGCGTCCTGGTCGACTCGAAGCTGTCGGACAAGACCCTGAACGCGATCGTCGAGGGCGACAAGGACTACAAGGGCCCGAAGAAGGACCAGAAGGCCCTGATGGACCTGACCAGCAAGTTCAGCAAGTGTGTCGCGAGCTAGCACCCGCTCACTGACGGCCCGGCGGAGATCCTCTCCTCCGGGCCGTCGTGCGTCCGGGGCCGTGCGGACGCCCCCGGCCTCACCAGGGTGACGGCTCGTAGTCCTTGAGGAAGACGCCGTGCACGTCGTCACCCGCCTCGCCGCGGACGATCGGGTCGTAGACCCTGGCGGCGCCGTCGACGAGGTCGAGCGGGGCCTTGAAGCCCTCTTCGGCCAGCCGCACCTTGGTGGGGTGCGGCCGCTCGTCGGTGATCCACCCAGTGTCGACGGCCGTCATCAGGATGCCGTCCTGCTCCAGCATCTCCCCCGCGCTCGTGCGGGTCAGCATGTTGAGGGCCGCCTTGGCCATGTTGGTGTGCGGGTGTCCCGGGCCCTTGTAGCGCCGGCTGAACTGCCCCTCCATGGCCGAGACGTTCACGACGTACGTGCGACGCGACTCGGCGGCGGCCATCGACGGACGCAGGCGGCTGACCAGGATGAACGGCGCGGTCGTGTTGCACAGCTGCACCTCGAGCAGCTCGAGCGCGTCGACCTCGTGCACCCGCTGCGTCCAGCTGTTGACGTCGACGGTGTCGGGCACGAGCCCTCCGGCGTCGATGCGGGACAGATCGGCGGATCCGGCCATCAGCGCCATCGAGGTGAGCTCCTCGGCCGTGTGCGCGTCACCGGCCAGGACGGGGTGCGCCGCGACCGAGCCCACCAGGGCCGCGGGGTGCGCGTCGCTCGTGTGGCCGAACGTCAGCAGCTCGGGCAACGGTCCGTCGGGCAGCGGGGCGGACTCGGCCTCGGCGAGCGGGGCGTACGCACCGGGCGTGCGGCGGACCGTCTGGGCCGCGTTGTTGATGAGGATGTCGAGCGGTCCCTGCTCGGCCACCGCGTCCGCCAGGCCGACGACCTGGGCGGGGTCGCGCAGGTCGATGCCGACGATCCGCAGGCGGTGGATCCAGTCGGCGCTGTCGGGCATCGCGGTGAAGCGACGGACCGCATCGTGCGGGAACCGGGTCGTGATCGTGGTGTGGGCGCCGTCGCGGAGCAGCCGCAGGGCGATGTACATGCCGATCTTGGCGCGTCCGCCCGTCAGGAGCGCGCGCTTGCCGGTCAGGTCGGTCCGCGCATCGCGCTTCGCCCGGTTCAGTGCCGCGCAGTCGGGGCACAGCTGGTGGTAGAACGCGTCGACGACCGTGTACTTCTGCTTGCAGATGTAGCAGGGCCGCGGCACGATCAGCGTCCCGGCGGTGGCGCCTGCGGCGTTGGAGACGAGCGGGATACCCTCGGTCTCGTCGTCGATGCGCGTGGGCGACCCGGTCGCGGTGGTGGCCACGACGGCGCGGTCGGCTGCGGCGACCTCGGCCCGCTTGGCGAGCCGGCGCTGCTTCTTGACGTCCTTGTAGAACTTGCCGCAGGCCCGGCGGAGCGCGACGTAGGTCTCGTCGTCCTCCTCGAGGTACTGGGCCTCCCCCAGGACCTTGAGGGCGATCGCCAGGTCGTCGGGGTCGATCGTGGACGTGGGCAGGACGTGATCAACAGGGACGCTCATGACCCCTCCATTCTAGGTGTCCCCCACGACTGTCCCCACACCCGCCGGACGGGCCCGCGGTCGCGGAGGTTGCGGAGGCTTGCTTTCATGGAAGGTCTTGCCCCCGAAACCCCCGAAGGATCCTCATGATGCGACGCACCATCGGGCTCGCACTCGCCGGCCTCGCCCTCACCGTCACCAGCGCGTGCGGCGGCAGCTCCTCGGACGAGGATGCCGCGAAGGACACCAAGACGTCGAGCAGCCCCAGCGCGAGCAGCCCGACCTCCGCGGCGCCGTCGGCGACCACGCCGGCACCGCCGGTGAAGTCGGTGGACCCCAACAAGCGCCCCACGACGAAGCAGCTGACCGCGACGCTCAAGGGCGCCGGCCTCACCGACAAGCAGGCCACGTGCTTCAGCAAGCAGCTCGAGGACTCGTCGCTGTCCGACAAGCTGCTCGCCGCCCTGGTCAACCGCGACGGGACGTACAAGCCCTCCCAGAAGGAGACCGCGACCTATCAGAAGATCGCTCAGGAGGCCGCGACCACCTGCGCCTGAGCGGAGGGACTCAGCGCCGCCAGAACGTGGGACGCCGCGCGGGCCGGACGACGTCGGCGTCGTCCAGCTCCGCGCGCAACACCTCCGGCACGTCCGCCAGGGCGACCAGGTGGACCGTCGGCACGCCGAGGGCGGCCAGGCTCGTGGACGCGTCCAGGGCCGCCTCGAGCACCTCGCCCGCCGTGTCATCCTCGGCGACGTACGCCAGGCACCCCAGCGTGGGGCTGTCGTCGACCGTATAGCCGAAGGCGTACAGCGTCCGGACGTGGCCCGCCCCCGCCGTTGCCAGGGCGTTGCACACGGACGCGTCGAGGCCGTCCCACGCCGTGCGGCGCAGCGTCGTACCGGCCGGGAACGGCTCCAGGTACCGCTTGACCTGGGCGGTGTAGTCCGCAGACGCGGTCATGCCCGACGGGTCACCGGGGTCGACCTGCACCCCGATGCCCGCCGGCAGCATGGCCAGCAGCCTGCGCACGGAGATCTTCCTGACGTCCCACGACTCGCTGTGGAGCGCGTCGTCGGCGCGGGCCTTGCTGGTCCACACGCACACCAGTTGACGGCCCGGCACCGGCTCGCTGCCGGAGAACACACCCGTGCTCCGGTCCACGCCGATCAGCACCTGCGCGAACAGGAAGTCCCACCGGGTCGCGAAGACCGGCCCACCGCTCATCTCGTACGCCTCGGCGTCCGCCGCTACCCGCAGACCGCTCCGTCGGCGGCCGAGCTGACGAGCTTGGCGTACTTGGCCAGGACGCCCTTGGTGTACTTCGGGGGCAGCGGCTCCCAGCCGACCTTGCGGGCCTCGAGCTCGTCGGCGTCGATCGCGACGTCGAGCCGCTTGTTGGCGACGTCGAGGGTGATCTGGTCACCGTCCTTGACGAAGGCGATGGGTCCCCCGTCGACCGCCTCGGGGGCGACGTGTCCGACGCACAGGCCGGTCGTGCCGCCCGAGAAGCGCCCGTCGGTCATCAGCAGGACGTCCTTGCCCAGGCCGGCGCCCTTGATCGCGCCGGTGATGGCGAGCATCTCGCGCATGCCCGGGCCACCCTTGGGGCCCTCGTAGCGGATGACGACGACGTCGCCGGCGACGATCGTGCCCGCCTCGAGCGCGTCCATCGCCTTGCGCTCGCCGTCGAACACCCGGGCCGTGCCAGTGAAGACGTCCGAGTCGAAGCCGGCGCTCTTGACGACCGCGCCCTCCGGGGCGAGCGTGCCGTGCAGGATCGTCAGGCCGCCGGTCTTGTGGATCGGCTTGTCGATCGGGCGGATCACGTCGCCGTCGAGCTTGAGCTCGATGTGGGCGAGGTTCTCGGCCATCGTCTTGCCGGTGACGGTCAGGCAGTCACCGTGCATGAGGCCCGCGTCGAGCAGCGCCTTCATGATGACCGGGATGCCGCCGACCTTGTCGACGTCGTTCATGACGTAGCGACCGAACGGCTTGAGATCGCCGAGGTGCGGGACCTTGTCACCGATGCGGCTGAAGTCCTCGAGCGTCAGGTCGACCTCCGCCTCGCGGGCGATCGCCAGCAGGTGCAGGACGGCGTTGGTCGAGCCGCCCAGCGCCATGACGACCGTGATGGCGTTCTCGAACGCCTCCTTGGTCATGATCTGACGTGCGGTGATGCCCTGGCGGAGCAGCTCGACGACGGCCTCGCCGGACTTGATCGCGTACTCGTCGCGGCGGCTGTCGATCGCCGGCGGGGCGGACGAGCCGGGCAGGCTCATGCCCAGCGCCTCGGCGGCCGAGGCCATCGTGTTGGCGGTGTACATGCCGCCGCACGCACCCTCACCGGGGCAGATCGCCCGCTCGATCTTGTCGACCTGCTCGCGCGACATCCGGCCCGCGAGGCAGGCGCCGACGGCCTCGAAGGCGTCGATGATCGTGACGTCCTTGCCGTCGACGTTGCCGGGCATGATCGAGCCGGCGTAGACGAAGACGCTCGCCAGGTCGAGCCGCGCGGCGGCCATCAGCATGCCGGGCAGGCTCTTGTCGCAACCGGCGAGCAGCACCGAGCCGTCGAGGCGCTCGGCCATCATGACGGTCTCGACCGAGTCCGCGATGACCTCACGCGAGACCAGCGAGAAGTGCATGCCCTCGTGGCCCATCGAGATGCCGTCCGACACCGAGATCGTGCCGAACTCGAGCGGATATCCGCCGCCGGCGTGCACGCCCTCCTTGGCCCGCTTCGCGAGGCGGTCCAGGGGCAGGTTGCAGGGAGTGATCTCGTTCCAGCTGGAGGCCACACCGATCTGCGGCTTCTCCCAGTCGTCATCACCCATGCCTACGGCGCGCAGCATCCCGCGTGACGCGGTGGCCTCGAGGCCATCGGTGACGGTGCGGCTGCGCGGCTTGATGTCGATCTCGTTCTCTGGGGGCATGAGAGAAAGATTACGGCGCAGGCCGCGCGCGCGGTGAGCGGACTCCGGGGACGACTGCGCTTCGGCGCCACAGGCCGCTCCTCAGGACGGGATGTGCGCAAGCAGATGCGTCGCGAGATCGCGCAGCCGCTGCTCCTCGGGCCATCGCGCCACCTGCAGCCGGCGGCTGAGCGCCTGGGGCGAGATCCCGAGCTGGCGGGCGACGTCCTTCTGCGTCCGGCCGGGCGCCATCGCGGCCACTGCCTCCGCGCCACCCTCCGTCCGGTCGGTGATGACCCGCGCCAGGGCATGGAGCGCCGTCTCGGCGTGACGCGTGCCCTCCCCCTCCACGGCGAGGCCCACCGCGGTCGAGCTCGAGCGTTCAACCGCTGCGCGGGCGGCGATCAGCGCGGGACCGCGGCTGGCCCGGACCGAGCGCGGAATGGGCTCGTCGACCGCTCCCACGCCGACCCCGACCCACCAGTCCTGCGTCGCGACGACGGAGCACACCACGTCCACCACGACCGCGGGGTCGTCGGACAGGCCCTGGACCTCGTCGCCGGCGGTGCGCTCGAACTCCCGGACGAGGACGTGCTCGCGGAGCGCCGCCAGCAGGCCAGGGACTCCGTCTGCGTTCTCGCGGCTCCGGCGTTGGTCGATCGTGATCGCGAACACACTCCATGATCAACGTTCTTTCGTTGATTTGTCAAGATCAACTCTGTTGCGTTGATTGTCTTGGATCGCATTCCTGCCGTTGATCCGGTGTCCCCGATGATTGGTAACGTGGGCGTCCATCACCGTCACGGAGGACACATGGCACGGACACCTGCGTCGGACGTGGAGCTGGCGATCCTGGCGGAGGCCCGCAACGAGGTGGGGGCCGCGGACCACAAGGCGTCCATGGTGCTGGCGGTGCTCGGCATCGGCTTCGGCGCCCTGCTGGCCGGCCTGCTCGCCCGCGACTGGAACCCTCGCGACCTCGACGCCCTCGGCGCCTTCTTCTGGTGGGTGGCCGCCGCCCTCGCCTCGTCCTCCGTCGCCGCCGCGGCGATGGCCGTCTGGCCCCGGTTCACCGTCCCGAGCAGGACCAAGGACATCTTCTACTGGGGGCACGCCGCCGCGTTCGACAGCCAGCGGTCGCTGGATGCCGTGCTCGACCGCCATCCCCCCACGCTCGAGGACCGGACCCGCCACCAGCTGTTCGAGCTCTCACGGATCGTCGCGAAGAAGTATCGCTACGTGCGACTGGCCATGTCGTTGGCCGGCCTGTCAGCCCCGGTCTTCCTGCTCGCCAGCCTGATCGGCTACTGAGCCGCCGAACCACGAGGTGAACTGGTCCTGCGAGCTCAGCACGGCGAAGGCCCCGCTGCGACGCAGGTTCTGCGACACCGCGGACGACGAGATCCCCTCGGCCAGCGCCATCTCGACCTGGGAGGCCCCGCTCAGCAGATGACGCAGGAGTCGCCGCGAGCGACCGGACATCTGGCTCACGATCTCGTCGCGGGCGAGCAGGAA
Above is a genomic segment from Aeromicrobium chenweiae containing:
- the ilvD gene encoding dihydroxy-acid dehydratase, with the translated sequence MPPENEIDIKPRSRTVTDGLEATASRGMLRAVGMGDDDWEKPQIGVASSWNEITPCNLPLDRLAKRAKEGVHAGGGYPLEFGTISVSDGISMGHEGMHFSLVSREVIADSVETVMMAERLDGSVLLAGCDKSLPGMLMAAARLDLASVFVYAGSIMPGNVDGKDVTIIDAFEAVGACLAGRMSREQVDKIERAICPGEGACGGMYTANTMASAAEALGMSLPGSSAPPAIDSRRDEYAIKSGEAVVELLRQGITARQIMTKEAFENAITVVMALGGSTNAVLHLLAIAREAEVDLTLEDFSRIGDKVPHLGDLKPFGRYVMNDVDKVGGIPVIMKALLDAGLMHGDCLTVTGKTMAENLAHIELKLDGDVIRPIDKPIHKTGGLTILHGTLAPEGAVVKSAGFDSDVFTGTARVFDGERKAMDALEAGTIVAGDVVVIRYEGPKGGPGMREMLAITGAIKGAGLGKDVLLMTDGRFSGGTTGLCVGHVAPEAVDGGPIAFVKDGDQITLDVANKRLDVAIDADELEARKVGWEPLPPKYTKGVLAKYAKLVSSAADGAVCG
- the ilvN gene encoding acetolactate synthase small subunit, which translates into the protein MTSHTLSVLVENTPGVLARVSSLFMRRGFNIDSLAVGPTEIPEISRMTIVVNVDELPLEQVTKQLNKLVNVLKIVELESSSAVERELMLIKVKTDPQTRGQVLETVNLFRAKVVDVATDAVTIEATGDAGKLTAMLNVLEPFGIREIAQSGRVAIGRGSRSITDRTLRALPGTQAS
- a CDS encoding acetolactate synthase large subunit — encoded protein: MTEQISEQLTGAQSLVRALEHADVDTIFGIPGGAILPAYDPLFDSQQIRHVLVRHEQGAGHAAQGYAMVTGKVGVCMATSGPGATNLVTAIADAFMDSVPIVAITGQVASHLIGTDGFQEADIRGITMPITKHSFLVTDAADIPRTIAEAFHIALTGRPGPVLVDISKDALQAMTTFRWPSELALPGYRPTTRPHGKQVREAARLIAAAKRPVLYVGGGVIKADAAAELKVLAEMTQMPVVTTLMARGAFPDSHELHLGMPGMHGTVAAVAALQKSDLLISLGARFDDRVTGHLASFAPLAKVIHADIDPAEISKNRTADVPIVGDCREVIADLITVLQKQAADDGVRGDYSAWKAQVLAIKAKFPVGYDKPEVGLAPQTVIERISAIAGPEATYVAGVGQHQMWAAHYVDYERPRQWLNSGGAGTMGYAVPAAMGAQVGLPGEVVWAIDGDGCFQMTNQELATCALEGIPIKVAVINNSSLGMVRQWQTLLYGSRYSNTDLHTGPESIGARRIPDFVKLADAYGCVGLRCDSEADLDATIEKAMAITDRPVVIDFVVERDAMVWPMVHGGASNDDIQIARDLAPEWDDEDL
- a CDS encoding helix-turn-helix transcriptional regulator, whose product is MFAITIDQRRSRENADGVPGLLAALREHVLVREFERTAGDEVQGLSDDPAVVVDVVCSVVATQDWWVGVGVGAVDEPIPRSVRASRGPALIAARAAVERSSSTAVGLAVEGEGTRHAETALHALARVITDRTEGGAEAVAAMAPGRTQKDVARQLGISPQALSRRLQVARWPEEQRLRDLATHLLAHIPS
- a CDS encoding Pycsar system effector family protein yields the protein MARTPASDVELAILAEARNEVGAADHKASMVLAVLGIGFGALLAGLLARDWNPRDLDALGAFFWWVAAALASSSVAAAAMAVWPRFTVPSRTKDIFYWGHAAAFDSQRSLDAVLDRHPPTLEDRTRHQLFELSRIVAKKYRYVRLAMSLAGLSAPVFLLASLIGY
- a CDS encoding SDR family oxidoreductase, yielding MSVPVDHVLPTSTIDPDDLAIALKVLGEAQYLEEDDETYVALRRACGKFYKDVKKQRRLAKRAEVAAADRAVVATTATGSPTRIDDETEGIPLVSNAAGATAGTLIVPRPCYICKQKYTVVDAFYHQLCPDCAALNRAKRDARTDLTGKRALLTGGRAKIGMYIALRLLRDGAHTTITTRFPHDAVRRFTAMPDSADWIHRLRIVGIDLRDPAQVVGLADAVAEQGPLDILINNAAQTVRRTPGAYAPLAEAESAPLPDGPLPELLTFGHTSDAHPAALVGSVAAHPVLAGDAHTAEELTSMALMAGSADLSRIDAGGLVPDTVDVNSWTQRVHEVDALELLEVQLCNTTAPFILVSRLRPSMAAAESRRTYVVNVSAMEGQFSRRYKGPGHPHTNMAKAALNMLTRTSAGEMLEQDGILMTAVDTGWITDERPHPTKVRLAEEGFKAPLDLVDGAARVYDPIVRGEAGDDVHGVFLKDYEPSPW